The Filimonas lacunae genomic sequence GCAATGCCACGTCCTAAGCGACCCGTAAACGCACGGGAAAGCATCGTGTGTTTAGCCGCTTCTGAAAATAATACCTCGCGGTGAACAGGCAATGCGCCGGACTCTTCGCAGGCTAAGAAGGCCGTGCCTATCTGAGCGGCATCTGCACCCAGTGTTAATGCCGCTGCAACGCCCCTGCCATTGGCAATGCCACCTGCGGCTATGATAGGAGTTTTAATCTTTTCTTTTAATAACTGGATGAGTACAAAAGTACCTATAGTGGATTGTTCCGCTGCATCCAGGAAAGACGGGCGGTGGCCCCCGGATTCAAAGCCGGAAGCAATGATCATATCCACGCCGGTAGCATCCAGCGCAATAGCCTCATCCAGTGTAGTAGCAGCACCCACTGTTTTAATGCCCAGCTTACGGCATTGCTCCAGCACATCCTGCGGCAGCGTACCAAACATAAAGCTGAATACCTTAGGGCGAATATCCAATATAGCCTGTAGCTGGTTTTCAAAGCGGTTTTTAAACGGGCCTGGTTTGGGTGGCACCGGAATGCCCACTTCGTCAAAATAAGGCAGATACAGGGCTTTGGCCTGCTCATATTGCTCATCGGTAACAACACCGCCGGGTGCATCTGTTTCTGACACCCATAGGTTAATATTATAAGGTTTATGAGTAAGCGCTTTTATTTGCTTATCAACTTCATATATTTCCTGGCCGCTTAACGTATAAGCGCCATAGCCGCCCAGGCCACCTTTGTTGGAAACAGCAGCCGTGAGCTGCGCCGTAGACAGGC encodes the following:
- a CDS encoding NAD(P)H-dependent flavin oxidoreductase: MWNNTTATALLGIEYPIMQGPFGGGLSTAQLTAAVSNKGGLGGYGAYTLSGQEIYEVDKQIKALTHKPYNINLWVSETDAPGGVVTDEQYEQAKALYLPYFDEVGIPVPPKPGPFKNRFENQLQAILDIRPKVFSFMFGTLPQDVLEQCRKLGIKTVGAATTLDEAIALDATGVDMIIASGFESGGHRPSFLDAAEQSTIGTFVLIQLLKEKIKTPIIAAGGIANGRGVAAALTLGADAAQIGTAFLACEESGALPVHREVLFSEAAKHTMLSRAFTGRLGRGIATRLAKDLLGKEHQVLPFPLQTTFMAPLRKAALDQQKHDMVLFWGGQITPVLKHRKADELMQSLIAETGQYVR